The region GTTGTGTTGGCCGGATTGATCGCTGCGGTCGTGGTCGGCATCACGGCCGATCCGCCGGAAGAGCCGGAGATCGCGGCGGCGCAGCCGCCAGCAGCGACGACACCTGAAGCTGCACCGGATGAGCTTGCGGGGCAGGCCGAACCGGCGCCGGCAGACCAGGCCGCCGCCCCTGCGGAGACGGCCCCCGCCGTGGCGAGCCCGGATATGTCTGCTGGCACAGCTGACGCGCAATCGACCGAGCCGACGCCGGATGTGACCGCCGGGGATGTGGCGGTGCAGAGCGAGGCGCCTGCGCCTGAACCGGCCGCCGAACCCGCTGCCGCACCGACCGTCGGCAAGCCGCCGGAAGAGCCTACCGAAACCGCCGCGGCGACGCCGCCCGCCGTGCCGAAACCGCCAAATGTTCTGCCCCGCGCGCAGACCGGCGGCGGTCTTCGCCCGGCCCCCGACCCGGCATTGATCGAACAGTCGAGCTTCGGCCCCTTGCCCCGGATCGGTGCGAACGGACGCGAGCCATGGCAGGCCTATGCGCGGCCGGTGCCCGGTGGCGATGATCGCCCCCGTGTTGCCGTTATTCTCAGTGGGCTCGGGCTTTCGAGCGCGGCGACCGAAGCCGCAATTCAGGGCCTGCCGGGAGAGGTCACGCTCGCATTTCAGCCTTTTGCCGACAATATCCAGCAATGGATCAGGCTCGCGCGTGCGGCGGGGCATGAGGTGTTGCTCAATCTGCCCATGGAGCCGGTCGATTTCCCGGCGAACGATCCTGGCCCGCGTGCGCTTTTCGTAACCCTGTCACCCGACGAGAACGAGGAGCGGCTGCGTTGGGCGCTGTCGCGCGTGACCGGCTATGTGGGAGTGGTCAACCATATGGGGTCGCGGTTCACGACCTCGCGTGAGGCGATGCAGCCCATCCTGGCCGAGATCAAGGCGCGGGGGCTGCTCTATGTCGATGCGCGTTCTTCGGCCCGCAGTATTGCCACGGTGATGGCGACGCAGATGCAGGTTCCCCGTGCGATCAATGACCGTTTTCTGGATTCGCGTGAGGTCTCGCGCGTGACAATCGATGCGCGGCTGATAGAGCTTGAACGGATCGCCAAGGATGCGGGTGTCTCGATTGCCATCGGGCAGGCATTTCCGGTCACGATCGAGCGTGTGCGTGAATGGGCCCAGACCCTGGAAGGCAAGGGCCTGGCCCTGGTGCCGGTGTCTGCGGTGGTGAATACGCAGGCCGACCGGTGAGCGCACTGGTCGCGACCGACGCCGACGCGGAATTCTATCGTCCGTGTGCCGGGGTCATGCTGGTCAATGGCGAAGGCCGGATATGGGTCGGTGAGCGCAATGATTTTCCCGGGGCCTGGCAGATGCCCCAGGGCGGCATCGATGCCGGCGAAGACCCGCGCCTGGCGGCCCTGCGCGAACTGGCCGAGGAAACCAGCGTCTCGAATGTCACCCTCCTGGCCGAGGCGCCGCACTGGCTCAAATATGATTTGCCGGCGGATCTGGCCGGGCGGGCCTGGAAGGGGCGATGGCGTGGCCAGATGCAGAAATGGTTCGCCTTTCGCCATCTCGGAGGCGATTCGGAGATCGACGTGAGCGGTGTGGAATCACCCGAATTCGCGCGCTGGCAATGGGTCGACCTCGACGAGGTTCCGCAGCTCATCGTCGAATTCAAACGCCCGGTGTACGAGACGCTGGCGGAGACCTTCCGGCCCTATATCGGCTGAGTGCCCGCGGTCGCCGGTTCGTCGCGATTGTTGGCGCGCAGGTTCATGAACCAGCAAGTGACGCGTGCAATCCAGTTGGCGATCTTGCCATGGGGTGAAAAGCCGACGGCCTTGAAAATCAAGGTCACCGCGCGTTCGACATGGTGGGTCTCGTAAAACCCATAGGCGCGTGACATATAGGCGCGAATGCACCGTTTGCGGTTATACGGTTCGCCATTGTTGTTCGCGGCGTAATAGGCGTAGGCGAGTTCGTCGTCTTCGCTCTCGCCGATCCGGCCGATTCCGACCATGAGCCGCTTGATTTTGCCCAGCCGCTCGATCGTCCGGTAGCGCTCCATATGGGTATAGAACAGCTTGTAGTGCCGGATTTCGTCCTGGGCGATGTAGCGGCAGATTTCCCGCAACACGGGTTCGTCGGTCGCTTCACGCAGCGCGGTGTAATAAGACGATGTCCCGACTTCGACCATGCACCGCGCGACCAGCTCGCCACAGCGCGTGCCGCGGACGGATTCTTCCGCGGCCATGGGCAACTGTATTTTCTTCGAGAAATCCGCAAACCGGGTTTCGAAATCGAAATCGGGGTCGGCGATCTGTGCCCAGCGTGACAGCACCTGACCATGCTGGACCTCTTCGAGCGACCAGCGCCGTGCGGCGTTCTGGAACTCCGGGTCGTCGTTGAAGACGTTGCACAGATAGTCGGCGTAGGTATCGCCATTATATTCGACCATCGCAGCCGCCTTGACGATACGGAGCATTTCCGGATCGACCTTCGACGGGTCGAACCGGTCCCACGGGATATCGTCGGGTGTCCAATGTCTGCTCTGATCTTCGATCATGACGTCACATCAACGATTGGCATACGGACCCCACGATCCGCGATACCATTATATATCGTCGGAATCGTCTCGCAGTCAAAACCCTGTGCACAGAAGTGCAAATTTGGGCAATTTGTTGATTCTACTGGTAAACCAGATTGTCGAGCGAGGTGAGTTTTGCACGGGCCGTGGCCGCACGCGCCTCTGCCAGGGCCAACTGGGCCTCGTCGCTGCCCGCGTCACGAATATCTTCATTCGCGTCCTGCAGGTCTTTCTCGACGCCCGATCGGTCGATCTCGTCGAGCGGGATGGCTTCCTCGGCCAACACCGTGCACCGCGCGGTCGTGACCTCGGCAAACCCGCCGGCCACGAAGATACGCGATTTCACCGAACCACCCTCAAACACATGGATCACGCCGGGACGAACGGTCGAAATCATCGGGGCGTGGCCCGGCAGGACACCGAAGTCGCCCTCGGCGCCGGGCACCACCACCATCTCGACATCGTCCGAGAGCAACAGCTTCTCGGGTGAAACAAGTTCGAACTGAACCGCGTTGTCCGCCACGCGCTATCTCCCGCTTGGCCGCTAGGCCGCCTCGGCCGCCATCGTCTGGGCCTTTTCGACGGCCTCGTCGATGGTGCCGACCATGTAGAAAGCCGCTTCCGGCAGGTCGTCATGGTCGCCGTTGATGATTTGCTGGAATCCCTTGATGGTATCTTCCAGGGCCACGAACTTGCCGGGTGACCCGGTGAAGACTTCCGCCACATGGAACGGCTGGGACAGGAAGCGTTGGATCTTGCGGGCGCGTGCGACCGTCATCTTGTCTTCTTCGGACAGCTCGTCCATGCCCAGAATGGCGATGATTTCCTGCAAGCCCTTGTAGCTCTGCAGGATTTCCTGGACCGAACGGGCGACGTTGTAATGCTCTTCGCCGATGACCCGCGCATCGAGGATGCGGCTCGTGGAATCGAGCGGATCGACGGCCGGGTAAATGCCCAGCTCTGCGATCTGGCGCGACAGGGTAGTCGTCGCGTCAAGATGCGAGAAGGTGGTCGCCGGCGCCGGATCGGTCAAATCATCGGCCGGTACGTAGATCGCCTGGACCGAGGTGATCGAACCCTTGTTGGTCGACGTGATGCGCTCCTGCAGGGTACCGAGTTCGGTACCCAGGGTCGGCTGATAGCCAACCGCCGAGGGAATACGCCCCAGCAATGCCGAGACTTCGGAACCCGCCTGGGTGAAACGGAAAATGTTGTCGACGAAGAACAGCACGTCCTGGCCTTCCTCGTCGCGGAAATACTCGGCCTGTGCCAGACCGGTCAGCGCGACACGCGCGCGCGCGCCCGGCGGCTCGTTCATCTGGCCGTACACAAGCGCGGCCTTGGATTCGCCGTCGGGCTGGATAACGCCGGATTCCATCATTTCGTGATAGAGATCGTTGCCTTCGCGCGTCCGCTCGCCGACGCCAGCGAACACAGAATAGCCGCCATGGCCCTTCGCGATGTTGTTGATCAGTTCCATGATCAGAACCGTTTTGCCGACACCCGCGCCGCCGAACAGGCCGATCTTGCCGCCCTTGGCGTAAGGGGTCAGGAGGTCGACGACCTTGATGCCCGTGACCAGCTGCTCGGTTTCGGTCGACTGATCGATGAAATCCGGCGCTTCACGGTGAATGGGGAATTTCTGGGACGTATCGATCGGCCCGCGCTCGTCGATCGGCTCGCCGATGACGTTCATGATCCGGCCAAGTGTCTCCGGTCCGACGGGCACGCTGATCGGGGCGCCGGTGTCGGTTGCTTCCTGACCGCGCACCAGGCCCTCGGTGGTGTCCATGGCGATCGTGCGCACGGTGTTCTCGCCGAGATGCTGGGCGACTTCGAGGATCAGGCGGTTGCCGTGGTTATCGGATTCTAGGGCGTTCAGGATCGGTGGCAGTTCGCTGTCGAACTGAACGTCGACGACGGCGCCGAGTACCTGGGTGATCTTGCCGACAATATTCTTGGACATAGTGTTCTCCTCGCCCTTTTTGAGCCGAGTGGTCTAGAGCGCTTCCGCGCCAGAGATAATTTCGATGAGTTCCGTGGTGATCGCCGCCTGGCGTGTGCGGTTGTACTGGATGGTCAGCTTGTTGATCATATCGCCCGCATTTCGTGTCGCGCTGTCCATGGCCGTCATCCGTGCACCCTGTTCCGAGGCGAAGGATTCGAGCATCGCGCGGAAGACCTGAACCGACAGGTTGCGCGGCAGCAGATCCGTGAGGATCTCTTTTTCGTCGGGTTCGTACTCGTAGGCCGCATTGCTCGCGACATCCGAGCTGTCATCCGCCGCCTCCGATTCGTCGGCCTCGGGCAGCGCGAACGGAATCAGCTGCTGCGGCGTGACATCCTGAGTCAGCGCGGAAATGAACTTGTTATAAACGATCGTGCAGACATCGATCTCGCCTGCCTCGAACATGGTGCGGACGCGCTGTGCGATCTCGACGGCGGTCTCGAAGCGGGGCGCGGGACGCGCCGTATCCTCAAGGGTATCGATGATCATGCTGTCGAACTCGGCGCGCAGAATGCCGCGACCCTTGCGGCCGACCATGAGTATCTTGACCTCCTTGCCGTCGGCGCGAAGAGCCAGAATTCGTTGGCGGGCCCACCGGGTGACGCTGCCATTGAAGCCGCCGCACAGGCCGCGATCAGTCGTCATGATCACGAGCAGGTGGACGTTGTCCTTGCCGCTACCCGCGAGCAGCGGCGGTGCATTGCCCGACGCCGCGGCACTCTCCGCGAGCGAGCCGAGCATACGCTCCATGCGCTCGGAATAGGGCCGCGCCGCAATTGCTTCTTCCTGGGCGCGGCGCAGTTTGGCAGCCGCGACCATCTTCATCGCCGACGTAATACGCTGCGTCGACTTCACGGACGCAATTCGGACTCTGAAATCCTTGAGGCTGGCCATCGTCTTGTCTTTACGCTCTCTGGCGGGTGCTAGGCGAAGGTCTTCACGAAGGCCGAAGCAGCTTCTTCGAGCTTCTTCTCGGTTTCGTCGCTCAGTGCGCCGGTGTCGCGAATGTCCGTCAGGATGTCCGCGTGGGTGTCACGCACATGATCGAGGAACTGACTCTCGAACCGGTTCACGTCGTTGATTGCAATGCCGTCGAGATGGCCGCGCACGCCGGCAAAAATAGCCACGACCTGCTCTTCCACCGCGAGCGGTGCATATTGCGGCTGCTTCAGAAGTTCGGTCAGCCGTGCACCACGCGCCAGCAACTGCTGGGTCACGCGGTCGAGGTCCGATGCGAACTGGGAGAAGGCCTCCATCTCGCGATACTGGGCGAGTTCGAGTTTGATGCTTCCCGCCACGGCCTTCATGGCCTTGGTCTGCGCGGCGGAACCCACGCGGCTCACCGACAGGCCGACGTTAATGGCCGGACGCACGCCCTTATAAAACAGGTCTGTCTCGAGGAAGATCTGGCCGTCCGTGATCGAGATCACGTTGGTCGGAATATAGGCCGACACGTCATTGGCCTGGGTTTCGATCACCGGTAGTGCGGTCAACGAACCGGAACCGCTGTCCGGGCCCATCTTGGCGGCGCGTTCGAGCAGACGTGAATGGAGATAGAAGACGTCGCCGGGGAATGCCTCACGGCCCGGCGGACGACGCAGGAGCAGGGACATCTGGCGATAGGCCGTCGCCTGCTTCGAGAGATCATCATAGAAGATGACGGCGTGCCGGCCGCTGTCGCGGAAGAACTCGCCCATGGCGCAGCCCGCGTACGGAGCCAGAAACTGCAGCGGTGCGGGTTCGGAGGCCGTTGCCGCCACGACGATGGTGTAATCCATCGCGCCGTATTCCTGCAGGGTTTTCACAACTTGGGCGACGGTCGAACGCTTCTGACCCACGGCAACATAGATGCAGTAGAGCTTCTTCGATTCGTCACCGGCGTCGTTGATCTTCTTCTGGTTGAGGATCGTGTCGATGATCACGGCGGTCTTGCCGGTCTGACGGTCACCGATGATCAGCTCGCGCTGTCCGCGGCCGACCGGCACCAGCGCGTCGAGCGCCTTCAGGCCGGTCTGCACCGGCTCGCTCACCGATTCGCGCGGGATAATGCCCGGCGCCTTGACGTCAACCAGTCGGCGCTCGCTGCTGTCGAGATCACCTGCGCCATCGATCGGGTTGCCCAGCGCGTCGACCACGCGGCCCAGCAGGCCCATGCCGACCGGAACGTCGACGATGTCGCCGGTCCGCTTGACCGTGTCGCCTTCCTTGATGTCGCGGTCATTGCCG is a window of Alphaproteobacteria bacterium DNA encoding:
- a CDS encoding divergent polysaccharide deacetylase family protein, which encodes MSEEFAEPAFRLNWRVILPSAVALTLFVVLAGLIAAVVVGITADPPEEPEIAAAQPPAATTPEAAPDELAGQAEPAPADQAAAPAETAPAVASPDMSAGTADAQSTEPTPDVTAGDVAVQSEAPAPEPAAEPAAAPTVGKPPEEPTETAAATPPAVPKPPNVLPRAQTGGGLRPAPDPALIEQSSFGPLPRIGANGREPWQAYARPVPGGDDRPRVAVILSGLGLSSAATEAAIQGLPGEVTLAFQPFADNIQQWIRLARAAGHEVLLNLPMEPVDFPANDPGPRALFVTLSPDENEERLRWALSRVTGYVGVVNHMGSRFTTSREAMQPILAEIKARGLLYVDARSSARSIATVMATQMQVPRAINDRFLDSREVSRVTIDARLIELERIAKDAGVSIAIGQAFPVTIERVREWAQTLEGKGLALVPVSAVVNTQADR
- the atpA gene encoding F0F1 ATP synthase subunit alpha gives rise to the protein MEIRAAEISAILKDQIANFDAEADVSEVGQVLSVGDGVARVYGLDNVQAGEMVEFPGGIMGMALNLETDNVGIVIFGNDRDIKEGDTVKRTGDIVDVPVGMGLLGRVVDALGNPIDGAGDLDSSERRLVDVKAPGIIPRESVSEPVQTGLKALDALVPVGRGQRELIIGDRQTGKTAVIIDTILNQKKINDAGDESKKLYCIYVAVGQKRSTVAQVVKTLQEYGAMDYTIVVAATASEPAPLQFLAPYAGCAMGEFFRDSGRHAVIFYDDLSKQATAYRQMSLLLRRPPGREAFPGDVFYLHSRLLERAAKMGPDSGSGSLTALPVIETQANDVSAYIPTNVISITDGQIFLETDLFYKGVRPAINVGLSVSRVGSAAQTKAMKAVAGSIKLELAQYREMEAFSQFASDLDRVTQQLLARGARLTELLKQPQYAPLAVEEQVVAIFAGVRGHLDGIAINDVNRFESQFLDHVRDTHADILTDIRDTGALSDETEKKLEEAASAFVKTFA
- a CDS encoding F0F1 ATP synthase subunit gamma; amino-acid sequence: MASLKDFRVRIASVKSTQRITSAMKMVAAAKLRRAQEEAIAARPYSERMERMLGSLAESAAASGNAPPLLAGSGKDNVHLLVIMTTDRGLCGGFNGSVTRWARQRILALRADGKEVKILMVGRKGRGILRAEFDSMIIDTLEDTARPAPRFETAVEIAQRVRTMFEAGEIDVCTIVYNKFISALTQDVTPQQLIPFALPEADESEAADDSSDVASNAAYEYEPDEKEILTDLLPRNLSVQVFRAMLESFASEQGARMTAMDSATRNAGDMINKLTIQYNRTRQAAITTELIEIISGAEAL
- a CDS encoding ferritin-like domain-containing protein — its product is MIEDQSRHWTPDDIPWDRFDPSKVDPEMLRIVKAAAMVEYNGDTYADYLCNVFNDDPEFQNAARRWSLEEVQHGQVLSRWAQIADPDFDFETRFADFSKKIQLPMAAEESVRGTRCGELVARCMVEVGTSSYYTALREATDEPVLREICRYIAQDEIRHYKLFYTHMERYRTIERLGKIKRLMVGIGRIGESEDDELAYAYYAANNNGEPYNRKRCIRAYMSRAYGFYETHHVERAVTLIFKAVGFSPHGKIANWIARVTCWFMNLRANNRDEPATAGTQPI
- the atpD gene encoding F0F1 ATP synthase subunit beta: MSKNIVGKITQVLGAVVDVQFDSELPPILNALESDNHGNRLILEVAQHLGENTVRTIAMDTTEGLVRGQEATDTGAPISVPVGPETLGRIMNVIGEPIDERGPIDTSQKFPIHREAPDFIDQSTETEQLVTGIKVVDLLTPYAKGGKIGLFGGAGVGKTVLIMELINNIAKGHGGYSVFAGVGERTREGNDLYHEMMESGVIQPDGESKAALVYGQMNEPPGARARVALTGLAQAEYFRDEEGQDVLFFVDNIFRFTQAGSEVSALLGRIPSAVGYQPTLGTELGTLQERITSTNKGSITSVQAIYVPADDLTDPAPATTFSHLDATTTLSRQIAELGIYPAVDPLDSTSRILDARVIGEEHYNVARSVQEILQSYKGLQEIIAILGMDELSEEDKMTVARARKIQRFLSQPFHVAEVFTGSPGKFVALEDTIKGFQQIINGDHDDLPEAAFYMVGTIDEAVEKAQTMAAEAA
- a CDS encoding F0F1 ATP synthase subunit epsilon; translated protein: MADNAVQFELVSPEKLLLSDDVEMVVVPGAEGDFGVLPGHAPMISTVRPGVIHVFEGGSVKSRIFVAGGFAEVTTARCTVLAEEAIPLDEIDRSGVEKDLQDANEDIRDAGSDEAQLALAEARAATARAKLTSLDNLVYQ
- a CDS encoding RNA pyrophosphohydrolase, encoding MSALVATDADAEFYRPCAGVMLVNGEGRIWVGERNDFPGAWQMPQGGIDAGEDPRLAALRELAEETSVSNVTLLAEAPHWLKYDLPADLAGRAWKGRWRGQMQKWFAFRHLGGDSEIDVSGVESPEFARWQWVDLDEVPQLIVEFKRPVYETLAETFRPYIG